In the Sandaracinus amylolyticus genome, GGGGCTCGTCCACGGGCACGTCGACGCGGCGCACGTGGTGGTCGCGGACGGTCGCGCAGTGCTGATGCTCCCGCTCGGCGCGCGGGTGGGCAGCGCAGCCGCGGATCTCGAAGCGCTCGATCGCCTTCGCGGCTGATCGCGAGCGTGCCAGTCCCGACTGGCATCCTCGACTCGGCACGCGCGATGCGACGACGCGCTGCGAGGAGGGCAGTCATGGCCACCATCATCGTCGAGCATCATTTCTCCGCACGTCCCCCGGCCGACGAATTCGAGCAGCTCTCGCGCGCGATCGACGCCGAGCTCGCGGCGCGCGGAGGTCGCTTCGAGCGCAGCTATCTCTCCGAGGACGGAACGCGGATGATCTGCGAGCTCACCGCGAAGGATGCGGAGAGCGTCCGCGACGCGTTCCGCGCGGCGAAGGCCGCATTCGACACCGCGTGGGTCGCGCAGCGCGAAGAGGCGCAGAGCGCGTCGGCCCCTGCGAAGAGCGAGCCGCTGCACGCCTAGGCGTGGCGCCGCGCCCCGCGCGCGCGAACGCCCGGCAACATCTCCCCGCGCCGCGTCACTCGCATCCCGAGAACGACGCGCGCGCACGTGCGCAGAGGCACTCGCGCTCCGCGCTCGTGACGCACGCGCCGTAGTCGGCCGACGTGAAGTACAGGCACTCGAGCGCGCCCTCGCAGAGCGCGCCCGCGAACCCACCGCAGCCCGCGCGGCCGACCATGCAGCGCCCGCTCTCGCACTGCAGCTCGCCCCCGCACGCGCTCGGGTCCTCGCACGCCGCGCCGAGCATCTCGTCGCACTCGGTCGTGCTCGCGTCGGACCCGCGCGCCGCATCGACGCTCGCGTCCGCTCGCTCGTGCTCCTCGCTGCACGCGACGAGCACGAGCATCGCGAGCGCCGCGATCAGCCCTCGAGATCGCACCACAGCGCGATGCTCCCTTCCGCGTAGCACCCGCGCAGGAACGACGAGAGCGCGTCCCACGACGCGATCCGCGACGGCATGCTCTCGACCACTGCGGGCCGCAGCGCGTCCATCGCGGCGAGGATGCGCTCCAGCTCGGTGCGCTCGCAGAGCCCGACGATCACGTCGAGCCCCTCGCGCGACCATCCGCTGCGCTCTCCGTCGCCCAGCAGGATCTCTTCCCAGTCGGCGAGCCACGACGCGATGCGCACCTGCTCGGGATCGAGCTCCCCCTCGCGCGCCCGATCGTCGAGCTCGCGCAGGATCACGTCGACGCCCGCGCTCGGGCCCGCGCCCACGTCGAAGCCCCGACGCATGTCGAGCGCACCGTCTCTGTGGAACACGACGCTCAGATCCATGCAGCGAGTCTCGCCACCGCGCCCACGCCAGTCGAGCCCCTCGCGCCCGCGTGGGCTCACACCGTGTGTCGAATGGCTTTCCTTCCTGCGTCGAAATCGGTATCAAATATCGGTTTCAGCTTTTCGAAGGTGAGCGTGTGACCAAGGGCGGGGGCGGCAGTGTCTCGGTGATGGGAGCCCTCATGGTGCTCCATTGCGCGGAGAAGTTGGGCGCAGACCGTGCGCGCATCCTCGAGCGAGTCGGGCTCACCCCCGATCGCCTGAAAGACCCCGAAGCGCACATTCCACTGCCCACGCACCATCAGCTGTGGGAGACGGCGATCGAGGAGTGCGGCGACCGCGCGCTGCCGCTGCGCGTCGCGGAGGACTCCGATCCCGCGAAATTCAGCGTCCTCGGCTACACGTGCATGACCGCAGCGACGGTGCGCGAGGCCCTCGATCGCCTCGCGCGCTTCCTCTCGCTCTTCCTCCAGGGCGAGACGCTGACGCTCGAGCAGCAGGCCGAAGAAGCACGTCTCACGCTGCACCAGACCGCACCGCGCCGGCTCGGTCGCGAGCTCTCGGGCGAGTCGACGATGGCGAAGATCGTCATCACGGTGCGCATGCTGATCGGGCACGAGAACGGCGGGCGCACGTGGTCGCCCTCGCAGGTCTCGTTCACCCACGGCGCGCCCACGGACACGCGACCGCACGAGCAGCTCTTCGGATGCAGCGTGCGCTTCGGCGCGCCGCGCACCGAGCTGATCATCCCGCGCGCGATGCTCGATCTGCCGCTCGCGAAGGCCGATCCGAGCCTCTCGGCGTTCTTCGAGCGACACGCCGAGGAGATGCTGCGCCGCATGGGCGCACGCGCCGACGCGACCGCGCGCGTGCGGCGCGCGGTGAGCGAAGCGCTGCACGCGGGCGAGGTGAGCGAGACGAACGTGTCGCGCCGGCTCGGCTGGAGCGAGCGCACCCTGCGGCGCCGCCTCGGCGAAGAGGGCACGACGTTCCGCCAGGTGCTCGACGACGTGCGGCGCGAGCTCGCGCAGGGCTGGCTCGTGCAGAGCGAGATGGCGATCGGCGAGGTCGCGTTCCTGCTCGGGTTCTCCGAGTCGAGCAACTTCCATCGCGCGTTCAAGCGGTGGACGGGCCAGACGCCCGACGAGTTCCGCCGCTCGCAGCGCTGAGCGATCAGACGATCTTCTCGTGCTCGGAGATCGCGCCCCAGCGCGCGAAGCTCTCGCGCAAGCGCGCCGAGTACGCCTCGCGCGCGGCGCGCAGCTCGGGCGATGCAGCGATCGCATCACGCGACGCGTCGTCGCCGTAGAGCACGAGCGTCTTGAGCGAGCGCGCGAGGGGCGACGCGGCGAGCGCATGGATCCCGGCGGGCCCGACCTTTCGCGCGCTGCCGATCGCGAGGTGCTCGAGGCCGGCGAGGTGCGGCGCGCTCGCGAGCCGTGCGAGGTCGTCGTCGGTCGTGTCCTTCGCCTCGAGGACGAGCGAGCGCAGGCGCGAGAGGTGCGTCGCCGCGAGGATCATCTCGAGGCCGGGCACGTCGGAGTACGCGAGGTCGATCGACTCGAGCCCTGCGAGCTGGGTCGCGGCGACGAACGCGTCGTGGAGCTTGGGCGACCCCAGCTTCTTGTTGCGATCGAGCGCGAGGTGGCGGAGCCGCGCGAGGTGCTTCGAGCCGAGCATCCCCGCGACCGACGTGCCGCTGAGGCGGTTGCCTCCGAGATCGAGCCGCTCGAGGCGCGTCCACTGCATCGAGCCGATCGCCTTCGCGACCTTGGGCCCGAGCCCGACGGCGTAGAGACGCAGCTCGATCAGATCGGGCCAGCGCGCGCACAGCGCGACCGCATCGTCGTCGTCGAGCTCGCCCTGGCTCACGTCGAAGATGACGAGACGAAGGTCGGCGAGCGCGGCGAGCGCGCGCGCACCCGCGCCGCGGAGGTGCTT is a window encoding:
- a CDS encoding nickel-binding protein, with protein sequence MATIIVEHHFSARPPADEFEQLSRAIDAELAARGGRFERSYLSEDGTRMICELTAKDAESVRDAFRAAKAAFDTAWVAQREEAQSASAPAKSEPLHA
- a CDS encoding AraC family transcriptional regulator, which produces MGADRARILERVGLTPDRLKDPEAHIPLPTHHQLWETAIEECGDRALPLRVAEDSDPAKFSVLGYTCMTAATVREALDRLARFLSLFLQGETLTLEQQAEEARLTLHQTAPRRLGRELSGESTMAKIVITVRMLIGHENGGRTWSPSQVSFTHGAPTDTRPHEQLFGCSVRFGAPRTELIIPRAMLDLPLAKADPSLSAFFERHAEEMLRRMGARADATARVRRAVSEALHAGEVSETNVSRRLGWSERTLRRRLGEEGTTFRQVLDDVRRELAQGWLVQSEMAIGEVAFLLGFSESSNFHRAFKRWTGQTPDEFRRSQR